The Falco biarmicus isolate bFalBia1 chromosome 1, bFalBia1.pri, whole genome shotgun sequence DNA segment TGGAGGAAGTATTGCACAGACTGAATCAGGGAAGTGGTCTGGGTTAAATAACCTACTCGAAACAATTTTTACAAATGTAGTAAGACTTGAAACTGGTTCAAACTGATTCTGAAAACACAGAGTTAAATTCAATCCTATTTATTGGTCTTGAGAAAAGAATAATCCTTgtccattttttaaattcctcaTGTATAAATGTGGAAGCAGAAGCACAAAGAACTCAAAGATCTATGATAAATGGGGAGAGAAGTGGTGTGTGTTTTAGCCTGGCTTTCCCCTGACTTCATCAGCTTCTTTAGAGCCCTGCTTCTTACACACTGTGCTGCCTTCCTGCAAGAGAAGTCTTTGCAGGAACAGAACTGGTGGGCTGGATGCAAAAAGCAGCCTCAGATTAAACTGAAGGGCTGAGGTATCTTTGGTTCCTCTTCCTTCATGTGGTTCTGCTGGGATTCCCCAGGTGCTGAGAGAAGTTTGAGTCATtacagccctgaggaggactTTCGCTCTGCATTCACAGATGTGGTTAGCAGTTTAACATTTTACCTCCTTCAAACCCTGTGGCCTTCACCAGCTTGTTTCCTCAGTTCTGCTGCAGGCTGTTAGTTAGAAATGGCTTAACTCCCTAGGGTGTGGtgtgctgcagccaccctggggTGGTGTGAGCAGGTCCTCAGCCAGCAGGTGGAAAGAAGCTTGTGAAAGAAAAGTGtgaataaaccaaaataaaattgtgctgtcCTCAGTTCTGAACTGCAGGCATAGgggttattttaaaagaagacgGCAGATTTCAGGGTATTTGAAAGTAATGCTCATGCTTCAGATATTTACCTGGCTGCTTTTGGGCTCTGAATCCTTCCCAAGGGAGTGGAGCATGTGTGGTGGGACAGTGCATGCTGCAGTGCTTTCTGGTCCTGGGTGCATAACAAGCAGAGACCTTTCCTGTTCCCTTCCCGTTTCAAGCATCACGTGTCTGAATCTGTGCTGACACTCTGTCACTTCTTCCACCCTGAAGGTATTTGATGTTCGCTTAAACGGCCACGTGGTGGTGAAGGACTTGGACATCTTTGACAGAGTTGGACACAGCACAGCTCACGATGAGATCATTCCCATGAGTATCAAAAAGGGGAAACTGAGTGTCCAGGGAGAGGTTTCCACGTTTACAGGGAAGCTCCACATTGAGTTTGTAAAGGTAATAAGCTTTTCTGGGCAGAGCCCTgatcttttccccttctgcccCAGCCACATGATGCAGCTGActtccttctttgctttctctaggGCTACTATGACAATCCGAAAATCTGTGCCCTATACATCCTGCAAGGAACAGTGGAAGGTAAGCACAGTTTTTGAGCCAAAAGGCTCTTCCCCCTTGGagagcagcctgctgcttctcagaCCATGAGATCATAGGTTTTGCTGACCCACCTCTGCCAAAACTGTTTCTCTGTCAGCAAGTTCCCACAGAGTGCACTTGCAGAGCGAAATAAGTGTGTAGTGTCTTTCTACTCCTCCAAGTGCACAAAGCTGTGTCATTTttggaataagaaaaataagtttggTTTGGAACTGCCTGCATGTGGGATAGAGGAGAAGGGAACACTGGTCAGCCTTAGCTTATAGCTACAGGTAAATTCCCTCTGGTCTTGGAAGTCAGCAGCAGTCCTGCAGACAAGTAATTTATGAAGATCTTCAGCTAGTAGTTAAGCGTTTCTTACCTCGAGCTTTGTTTTGCCTCCTCAGCTAGAGGACAAGGCAGTGTTTTTTGCCCAGATACCAGTTCCTCTGGATAGCAGCGGGTTGTGCTAGTAAACTTCTTGCTCTTTCATCACCCTCTTTGTAAGTCTGTGCTGGAGTTGGAGCCCCTCTGGATCCCGAACAGGAGAGGTTTAAGACCCCTGACCaaagcatttgtttgctttactaTTGGTCAGGTATTGCCAAGTTTTGCTGAAGATTTGGTGGGTAACCTTGTGGCTAGGTGCCACCTTGCTGTGTGTGGGACTTGCAATTCAGGCTCCAGGCTCATAGGACTGGATTAGAGTGGGGTTGGGGGTGCAGTGATGTGAGGTAGGACCttgtgtggaaagggctgttcCCATTGCTGTTTGGACCTGTGTTTGCTGGTCCCACAAGCAGCAGGTGCTTATTCATGACTAGGTCTCACTGAGCAGCTGCGGTATCTGACTGTGTATGCTGTAAATGTGCTTTTGTgctttgttctggttttggctgggatagagttaattttcttcttagaaagCGTGTTGTTAAACTGTGACATGCTGTAACTTCTCCTGTGTGACATGAGATGGGGTggaaggattttgttttctttgcagactGGGTCTTCTTTAGATGCTCTTGCAtcacagaggaaagaaatagtGGTGTGAGCCTCGTGAGGAAGTATGCTTCTGTTTCCTGGGGTGCTCTGGCTGTGGTGTTGATGTGGTATCAGATTCCCTGTCGCCTGTTTTCATGCTGGctcagggagaggggaagggagcgACTCGGGTGATTTCCCAGGTTACATTCTGCCTCCTTGCAATCTTTTGTCTTGTTCAACAGATGTTCCAAAGCTGCAGCCGCACCCAGGTCTggagaaaaaagaggaagatgatgatgaagatgatTATGATGATGGCTCTAGTGTTAAAAAACAGGCAAATAAGAACCGGGTTCAGTCAGGCCCACGCACACCAAACCCCTATGCCTCGGACAACAGCAGCCTCATGTTTCCTATATTGGTGGCCTTTGGTGTCTTCATTCCTAccctcttctgcctctgccGATTGTGAGAGCAAGCCCCACAGAGCATCAGccaaggggctgggagggaaggagtTGGACCAAACACGGTTGCTTTCAATTTCTCCATATTGTTCATAATttaaggaaagaagaaggaaaaaaaaaaaaaggttcatttGGAATGAATAGCAGGTCCAGGTAAGAGGGAGCTTACCTTCCCCCTGCCAGCACACAGCGAGGCCCTCGCCTTCCCCTTCGCACCATGTGCAGCCTCTGATCTTCCCTGGGGCATCCAAGAGTAAACTGAGTCCTGGCTGTCTGTGTATTGGGCTGTTGAAAGCTGATGCTACCAGTCCTGGGCCAAGTCCCACACCGAGAGAAAGCCATGTGCTGCAAGATCTCTGCCTTTGTGGGGTGGAATACGGTTCCTTAAGCAGGGAAGCAGCTCTTAAAACCAGACCTGGGTACACGTTTTGTCTGGGAGTGTGGAAGCGTTAGGGTGTTGTTGGGTGACTAATGGCTATGGAGGACGGAACCTGGCTCAGCATCTCCCTGAACATGTGCAACCCAATGTATGGTACTTGCCTGCAAAAAGATACCAAGACTCCAGCTCAGCCTCTGTGGAGACATTCCCCTCCTAAGACTGCAAGCTGCGCCAGGAGCAGAGGGATTTATCTGGCCTGATTTGCTGTACCAGTTGGGAGAGACTGTCCTAGTTTGGCAACTGTAATGTTAGATCCGTCACAGAGGGATTCTGCTGTAGCCCGCGAAAGGATGACGTTGTTAGCGTCTGATCAGATGcacttgttttctgtattgattatggcttttgtttcctttaataTCCTTTTCTTCTCAAAGGTTTCATTTTAAGCCCAGTTCCTTGTTTTGCCCTTTCTAGCAAGTGACCTGTCCTTTGGAAGAAGCTGAGAATCAGGTGACCTACAGAGGGGGTTCTGGACTTGTTCCTTGACCTTCCTGATGGTTAGCTCCCTGCCCCGTGACTGTGATTGCGAACAGCTGGTGCCGTAGGACAGAGAGGAACAACCTTATGGATGCTCCCCGTGAGCTCTCATTCCCTGTTGTAAGGACCAGGCCTACCTGCAGAGACGAGAAGCACAGTGAGTTGGTTAGTGTTCATTTAGCTTGGCCTTTTGCATATAAAGGCATTGTAGCGAAGGGACAGATGTCCAGCATTTCAGTACTGTAGAGCCGAGGTGGTTTGTTGCCTTTCAGAGAGATGGAAGTGAACAGAACACTGGAGACAAGGTCACCCTCTTCCCCCAGGGATGTTTCTGCAAGAGGCTTCTGTTTCCACATGCAGAGCCTGCGCCTGCCTGACAAAGGCCAAGCAGAGTGAAAGCCCTTGCTGCGCCTGCTGATCCAGAGCTGCAGGCCCTGAGGAGCTGCCTTCCCGCGGTCTGTGCCTCTGACCT contains these protein-coding regions:
- the MLEC gene encoding LOW QUALITY PROTEIN: malectin (The sequence of the model RefSeq protein was modified relative to this genomic sequence to represent the inferred CDS: deleted 1 base in 1 codon), with product MVGAGARGAPLLPPLLLLLPLLRGAAGGLADSVIWAVNAGGDAHVDVNGIHFRKDPLEGRVGRASDYGMKLPILRSNAEDQILYQTERYNEETFGYEVPIKEEGDYVLVLKFAEVYFAQSQQKVFDVRLNGHVVVKDLDIFDRVGHSTAHDEIIPMSIKKGKLSVQGEVSTFTGKLHIEFVKGYYDNPKICALYILQGTVEDVPKLQPHPGLEKKEEDDDEDDYDDGSSVKKQANKNRVQSGPRTPNPYASDNSSLMFPILVAFGVFIPTLFCLCRL